In Bacillus sp. DX3.1, the following proteins share a genomic window:
- a CDS encoding phosphatidylglycerophosphatase A yields the protein MKESNQLQERALQLLQERGVKIDDIAELVHFLQKKYHPNLAMEECRYNVERVLSKREVQNALITGIELDVLAEKGLLSEPLQDIVKRDEGLYGVDEVIALSIVNVYGSIGFTNFGYIDKLKPGILEALNDKSSGKVHTFLDDIVGAIAAAASSRLAHRAEHAE from the coding sequence ATGAAAGAATCCAATCAACTACAAGAAAGAGCATTACAATTACTACAAGAGCGCGGAGTAAAAATTGATGATATTGCGGAACTGGTTCATTTTCTTCAAAAAAAATATCATCCCAATTTAGCGATGGAAGAATGTCGCTATAATGTAGAACGTGTCTTATCCAAACGTGAAGTACAAAATGCATTGATCACAGGTATTGAATTAGATGTCCTTGCCGAAAAAGGACTGTTAAGCGAGCCTTTACAAGATATCGTAAAACGAGACGAAGGCTTATATGGAGTCGATGAAGTAATTGCCCTTTCTATTGTAAACGTGTACGGCTCCATTGGTTTCACAAACTTTGGATATATCGATAAATTAAAACCAGGAATTTTAGAAGCTTTAAATGATAAATCATCTGGAAAAGTTCACACATTCCTTGATGATATCGTAGGAGCAATTGCCGCTGCTGCATCAAGTCGTTTAGCACACCGGGCGGAGCATGCAGAATAA
- a CDS encoding ABC transporter ATP-binding protein — translation MFILKDVTYKDILQIPYLEIHKEKITCIIGESGSGKSTLLRMLNDLQSPTSGSIHYKGAPISSYPPIHLRREVVMLGQTPPIFEKTVKDNLLIGLRFSEKPFPSDEQLQQALATVSLEKDLEDNASSLSGGEKQRLSLARVLLMDPPVYLLDEPTSALDADTEKRVMKQFAAIAQQKKKTVVMITHSQQLPDEIADDIIEISKTKGAIRREVHALEGRY, via the coding sequence ATGTTTATACTAAAGGACGTCACATATAAAGACATTCTACAAATTCCTTACTTAGAGATTCACAAAGAAAAGATCACCTGCATCATCGGCGAAAGTGGAAGCGGTAAAAGCACGTTGCTCCGTATGTTAAATGATCTGCAGTCACCCACAAGCGGTTCTATTCATTATAAGGGAGCACCTATTTCTTCTTATCCGCCCATTCACTTACGCCGTGAAGTGGTTATGCTTGGACAAACACCACCTATATTTGAAAAGACGGTAAAAGATAATTTGTTAATCGGACTTCGTTTTTCAGAAAAGCCTTTTCCTTCTGATGAGCAATTACAACAAGCTCTAGCGACTGTAAGTTTGGAAAAGGACTTAGAGGATAATGCGTCTTCTTTATCCGGTGGTGAAAAACAACGGCTCTCTTTAGCACGTGTTTTACTTATGGATCCTCCGGTTTATTTATTAGATGAACCGACTTCTGCATTAGATGCTGATACAGAAAAACGCGTAATGAAACAATTTGCTGCAATTGCCCAACAAAAAAAGAAAACGGTTGTCATGATTACCCACTCACAACAACTCCCAGACGAAATTGCAGACGATATTATCGAAATAAGTAAAACAAAAGGTGCTATCAGAAGGGAAGTGCACGCACTTGAAGGGCGTTATTGA
- a CDS encoding NifU family protein has protein sequence MENPNMQEQVLEVLDKLRPFLLRDGGDVELVDIEEGIVKLRLMGACGSCPSSTITLKAGIERALLEEVPGVIEVEQVF, from the coding sequence ATGGAAAACCCAAATATGCAAGAACAAGTACTAGAAGTATTAGATAAATTACGTCCGTTCTTACTTCGTGATGGCGGTGACGTTGAATTAGTAGATATTGAAGAAGGTATTGTAAAATTACGCCTTATGGGTGCATGCGGCAGCTGCCCAAGTTCTACAATCACATTAAAAGCTGGTATCGAACGCGCTCTACTTGAAGAAGTACCAGGCGTTATTGAAGTAGAACAAGTATTTTAA
- a CDS encoding zinc ribbon domain-containing protein: protein MKKHKNCQSCGMPFSKDEKGGGTEKNGEKSTTYCSHCYESGEFTLPHITVDEMKQLVENKIVSFGFPRFLSKLFTRNIHKLERWKNI from the coding sequence ATGAAAAAACATAAAAATTGTCAAAGTTGTGGTATGCCATTTTCAAAAGACGAAAAAGGTGGCGGCACAGAAAAAAACGGTGAAAAAAGCACAACATATTGTAGCCATTGCTATGAAAGTGGCGAATTCACTCTACCTCATATCACAGTAGATGAAATGAAACAGCTTGTTGAAAATAAGATTGTTTCATTTGGTTTCCCTAGATTTTTATCTAAATTGTTCACACGAAACATTCATAAATTAGAGCGTTGGAAAAATATTTAA
- the yutH gene encoding spore coat putative kinase YutH — protein MIQHIYEHYQMHVKELIPLGPYKSFWIRNKIYVLLPIGNMEEEGLVEMKKLSDYMNQQGDITVATFVPTIHGYYVSEIEENNYCLLKGMRMLDRHATSLGSELSIFHKRGAFFPEEVEHLSRIGEWKALWEKRLDQLERFWQSQISNHPSDVFDQLFIESFPYYLGVAENAIQYVIDTEIDDTPQLADAATICQERLTPLLWQQTNKLKIPIDWVYDHPSRDLAEWIRYVSMEKKENWEQTIFQFITDYERNYPLSSFGWRLLFARLLFPLRYFETVEGYYLTGNEDQKSLYRDRLEAILHDVNRSEKFMRHFYESLRLPVDKLGIRKLDWLS, from the coding sequence ATGATTCAGCATATTTATGAGCATTATCAAATGCATGTCAAAGAATTGATCCCCCTGGGCCCCTATAAAAGCTTTTGGATTCGTAATAAAATTTATGTACTTCTTCCGATTGGAAATATGGAGGAAGAAGGACTTGTTGAAATGAAAAAATTAAGCGATTATATGAACCAGCAGGGGGATATTACCGTTGCGACTTTCGTTCCGACTATACACGGTTACTATGTAAGTGAGATAGAAGAGAACAATTATTGCTTATTAAAAGGCATGCGCATGTTAGATCGGCATGCAACTTCGTTAGGAAGCGAACTTTCAATATTTCATAAACGAGGAGCCTTTTTTCCGGAAGAAGTAGAACATTTAAGTCGTATTGGTGAATGGAAGGCATTATGGGAAAAAAGGCTCGATCAGTTAGAACGGTTTTGGCAATCGCAAATTTCCAATCATCCATCAGATGTATTTGATCAACTATTTATTGAATCATTCCCTTATTATTTAGGCGTTGCTGAAAATGCCATTCAATATGTTATTGACACAGAAATAGATGATACACCGCAACTTGCAGATGCAGCAACTATTTGCCAAGAACGATTGACACCTTTATTATGGCAGCAAACGAATAAATTAAAAATCCCCATTGATTGGGTATACGATCATCCGAGTCGTGATTTGGCAGAATGGATTCGATATGTGTCGATGGAAAAAAAGGAAAACTGGGAGCAAACTATTTTTCAGTTTATAACAGACTATGAACGAAATTATCCGCTCTCTTCTTTTGGTTGGCGTCTGTTATTTGCACGTCTTCTTTTCCCCCTTCGCTACTTTGAAACAGTAGAAGGGTATTATTTAACAGGGAACGAGGACCAAAAAAGTTTATATCGCGATCGTTTAGAAGCTATTTTACATGATGTGAATCGCTCTGAAAAATTTATGAGGCACTTTTATGAATCACTTCGCTTGCCTGTTGATAAGTTAGGGATTCGTAAATTAGATTGGTTATCCTAA
- a CDS encoding NAD(P)/FAD-dependent oxidoreductase encodes MKHLVLLGGGYGGMRILQRLLPNNQLPDDVQVTLIDKVPYHCFKTEYYALVAGTISETHIRIPFPEHPRLNIQYGTITNVDLENKAVHLDGGEVVQYDDLIIGLGCEDKYHNVPGAKEYTHSLQSIEQVRKTYQQLNGLEPNATVAVVGAGLSGVEVASELRESRSDLKIYLFDRKDRILFPFPEKLSRYVEEWFVKHNVTIIRNSNITKVEPNVVYNHGEPLECDAIVWTAGIQANEVVRNLPVEHDSSGRVILTKYHNIPKNEHVYVLGDCAALPHAPSAQLAEGQGEQIVQILLKRWNNEPLPDELPVIKLKGVLGSLGKKHGFGLLANQPLMGRVPRLLKSGILWMYKYHNG; translated from the coding sequence ATGAAGCACCTCGTACTACTCGGTGGTGGCTACGGTGGAATGAGAATTCTGCAGCGGCTTCTTCCAAACAATCAACTTCCAGATGATGTTCAAGTAACATTAATCGACAAAGTACCGTATCACTGTTTTAAAACAGAATATTATGCATTAGTTGCGGGTACGATCTCGGAAACACATATTCGTATTCCTTTTCCAGAACATCCGCGTCTCAACATTCAGTACGGCACAATAACGAATGTTGACCTCGAAAACAAAGCCGTTCATCTTGATGGCGGTGAAGTTGTCCAGTATGATGACTTAATTATCGGGCTTGGCTGTGAAGATAAATATCATAATGTTCCTGGGGCAAAAGAATATACGCATAGTCTTCAATCCATTGAGCAAGTTCGTAAAACATACCAACAATTAAATGGCTTAGAACCAAATGCAACAGTTGCTGTTGTCGGTGCTGGTTTAAGCGGTGTCGAAGTTGCAAGTGAACTTCGCGAAAGTCGTTCAGATTTAAAGATCTACTTATTCGATCGAAAGGATCGCATTTTATTCCCATTCCCTGAGAAATTAAGTAGATACGTAGAAGAATGGTTCGTTAAACATAATGTTACTATTATTCGAAACTCTAACATTACGAAAGTAGAACCAAATGTTGTATACAATCACGGTGAACCACTTGAATGTGATGCAATTGTATGGACAGCTGGTATTCAAGCAAATGAAGTCGTTCGAAACCTTCCGGTTGAGCACGATAGTAGTGGACGGGTTATATTAACAAAATATCATAATATTCCGAAAAATGAACATGTATATGTTCTAGGCGATTGTGCAGCCTTACCACATGCACCTTCTGCTCAACTTGCCGAGGGACAAGGTGAGCAAATTGTCCAAATATTATTAAAACGATGGAATAATGAACCACTTCCAGATGAACTACCTGTTATTAAATTAAAAGGGGTTCTCGGTTCTCTCGGTAAAAAACATGGTTTCGGATTATTAGCAAATCAACCCTTAATGGGACGTGTACCTCGTCTTTTAAAATCAGGGATTCTTTGGATGTACAAATACCATAATGGTTAA
- a CDS encoding nucleotidyltransferase domain-containing protein: protein MAIVKEYSIPEEVKSLLDQYVKGLQDIFANEKLVGVYVYGSIALGAFHPETSDVDFVTVIAEQVSDAEKLKISELHKNLYKHDLGKRMDGMYIPLADLGKYNEEMPQYVYCADGKINVGHWDVNAVTWWMVKNRGITIMGKEAKELPFTVIWNDVIETMKYNVEQYWSQKASRPYLFLIEEWVESAVVTMGRILYTLEHETIVSKDKGLQYIMQSSSEEWEPLLQEVHRIRHNQRAKRNISRWKRANMTKVYLLSGIEECKKKWER from the coding sequence ATGGCTATTGTAAAGGAATATTCAATACCAGAAGAAGTGAAGAGTCTATTAGATCAATATGTGAAAGGGCTTCAAGACATTTTTGCTAATGAAAAGTTAGTTGGCGTGTATGTATACGGTTCAATTGCGCTAGGGGCGTTTCACCCAGAAACGAGTGATGTTGACTTTGTAACAGTGATAGCAGAACAAGTAAGTGATGCAGAGAAGTTGAAAATAAGTGAGCTACATAAGAATCTGTATAAACACGATCTTGGTAAACGAATGGACGGTATGTATATTCCACTTGCTGATTTAGGAAAGTACAATGAGGAAATGCCGCAGTATGTCTATTGTGCTGATGGAAAGATTAACGTAGGTCATTGGGATGTGAATGCTGTTACATGGTGGATGGTAAAAAATCGTGGTATTACGATCATGGGAAAAGAAGCAAAGGAACTTCCGTTTACAGTTATATGGAATGATGTGATAGAAACAATGAAATATAATGTGGAACAGTACTGGAGTCAAAAAGCATCGCGTCCATACCTATTTTTAATTGAAGAGTGGGTGGAATCCGCCGTTGTAACGATGGGACGTATTTTATATACGTTAGAACATGAAACAATTGTTTCAAAAGATAAAGGATTACAGTATATAATGCAATCATCTTCAGAGGAATGGGAACCGTTGTTACAAGAAGTGCATCGTATACGCCATAATCAAAGAGCGAAACGAAATATTTCGAGATGGAAGCGAGCGAACATGACGAAGGTGTACTTGCTCAGTGGGATAGAGGAATGTAAGAAGAAGTGGGAAAGATAA
- a CDS encoding DUF1462 family protein, whose translation MVNVQVYGAKVICASCVGMPSSTETFEWLQAAIGRKYEGQEDKFQFEYIDIQEQQEDEEKQAFAERVIEEDLFYPVVLVNGEIVGEGNPRLKDVYEEIEKYL comes from the coding sequence ATGGTAAATGTTCAAGTATATGGGGCAAAAGTAATTTGTGCGAGCTGTGTTGGGATGCCGTCTTCAACAGAAACATTTGAATGGCTACAAGCAGCGATTGGTCGTAAGTATGAAGGACAGGAAGATAAATTTCAGTTTGAATACATTGATATTCAGGAGCAGCAAGAAGATGAGGAGAAACAAGCTTTTGCTGAGCGTGTAATTGAAGAGGATTTATTTTACCCGGTTGTTCTCGTAAATGGAGAAATTGTTGGAGAAGGAAATCCTCGTTTGAAGGACGTATACGAAGAAATCGAGAAGTATTTATAA
- the fetB gene encoding iron export ABC transporter permease subunit FetB, which yields MKGVIELQIWQLAAAYIFIIILIGLVKLKGIPREKQITIATLRMTIQLVLVAYILTYIFENSNPFYTIAIITSITTFAIFNIYKRVNIPMSKELKQVAALSMIAGSLGPLLLFIFVIIGHDPWYAPQYIVPIAGMLIGNAMTGISLGANSFLNNVKSMHAQIEGALMLGATPKQAAAPLVRDAFDSAILPTINSMVGMGIITLPGMMTGQILSGISPLTAIQYQIAITLGISGSTAFSVIIFLQLGYKTFFNRRCQLKQMEP from the coding sequence TTGAAGGGCGTTATTGAGCTACAAATTTGGCAGCTTGCTGCTGCATATATTTTTATTATTATTTTAATTGGCCTTGTAAAATTAAAAGGTATACCACGTGAAAAACAAATTACGATCGCTACATTACGCATGACAATTCAACTTGTACTTGTTGCATACATACTCACGTACATATTTGAAAATAGTAATCCATTCTATACAATTGCTATTATTACTTCTATTACAACTTTTGCTATATTCAACATCTATAAGCGTGTGAATATACCGATGTCAAAAGAATTAAAACAAGTTGCCGCCCTTTCGATGATTGCCGGATCACTCGGGCCGCTTTTATTATTTATTTTTGTTATTATCGGACATGATCCTTGGTATGCCCCTCAATATATTGTCCCTATTGCAGGAATGCTAATTGGTAATGCAATGACAGGCATATCCCTTGGAGCAAATTCATTTTTAAACAATGTGAAATCAATGCACGCGCAAATTGAAGGTGCACTTATGCTTGGCGCAACTCCAAAACAAGCAGCTGCTCCACTTGTTCGAGATGCTTTCGATTCAGCAATTCTTCCAACGATTAACTCCATGGTTGGAATGGGAATTATCACCCTACCAGGTATGATGACAGGACAAATTTTATCAGGTATTTCACCACTTACCGCCATTCAATATCAAATTGCGATTACACTTGGTATTTCTGGAAGTACTGCCTTCTCCGTTATTATCTTTTTACAACTTGGATATAAAACATTCTTTAATAGACGGTGCCAATTGAAACAAATGGAACCCTAA
- a CDS encoding YuzB family protein, whose amino-acid sequence MIKPLIEFCVGNLASGSQAALEKLEKDPNLDVMEYGCLGYCGICFEGPFALVNGEVVQGATVEELVKNVYDYLDENPMF is encoded by the coding sequence TTGATTAAGCCATTAATCGAATTTTGTGTGGGGAACCTCGCGAGTGGTTCGCAAGCGGCATTAGAAAAATTAGAAAAAGATCCGAATTTAGATGTCATGGAGTATGGTTGTCTAGGGTATTGTGGTATTTGTTTTGAAGGGCCATTTGCCCTTGTAAACGGAGAAGTAGTACAAGGTGCAACAGTAGAAGAGCTTGTAAAAAACGTATATGACTACTTAGATGAAAATCCCATGTTTTAA
- the dapF gene encoding diaminopimelate epimerase produces MKQFSFTKMHGLGNNYIYVNMFEEQIAEEELSRVAENVSNINTGIGSDGMILICPSEVAPVKMRMFNKDGSEGKSCGNGLRCVAKYAYEHKLVEETVFTIETLAGIVTAEVTVEGDVVTLVTIDMGAPRLTRADLPMLGKGETPFIREDFLYSNHRYIFTAVSMGNPHAVIFVDDIEEAPLTTLGPVLETHEMFPESVNVEFIEIVNNYEMNFRVWERGSGITQACGTGACAAVVATVLNGKMKRGEEITVHLAGGDLMITWAEEGSVMMKGPAEVICHGVYQYKIEE; encoded by the coding sequence ATGAAACAATTTTCTTTTACAAAAATGCATGGCCTTGGGAATAATTATATATATGTAAATATGTTTGAGGAACAAATTGCAGAGGAAGAACTATCTCGCGTTGCTGAAAATGTTTCGAATATCAATACAGGGATTGGGTCAGATGGCATGATTTTAATTTGTCCATCAGAAGTAGCACCTGTGAAAATGCGTATGTTTAATAAAGATGGTTCAGAAGGAAAAAGTTGCGGGAATGGACTGCGCTGCGTTGCCAAATATGCTTATGAACATAAGTTAGTAGAAGAGACTGTTTTTACAATTGAAACATTAGCTGGCATTGTAACAGCAGAGGTGACAGTGGAAGGTGATGTTGTTACTTTAGTTACAATTGATATGGGAGCACCACGTTTAACGCGTGCGGATCTACCGATGCTTGGAAAAGGAGAGACGCCATTTATTCGTGAAGACTTCCTATATAGTAATCATCGCTATATATTTACAGCTGTTTCAATGGGAAATCCACATGCAGTTATTTTTGTTGATGATATTGAAGAAGCACCGCTTACAACGTTAGGACCGGTACTAGAGACACATGAAATGTTCCCAGAAAGCGTAAATGTAGAATTCATTGAGATTGTAAACAATTATGAAATGAATTTTCGTGTATGGGAACGCGGATCAGGTATTACACAAGCTTGCGGAACTGGAGCATGTGCGGCAGTTGTAGCAACAGTTTTAAATGGGAAAATGAAACGCGGAGAAGAAATTACGGTTCATTTAGCAGGTGGGGATCTAATGATCACGTGGGCGGAAGAAGGATCGGTTATGATGAAAGGTCCAGCGGAAGTCATTTGCCACGGAGTATATCAGTACAAGATAGAAGAGTAA